CTCTTGAAAGAGGAAGAGTTGAGACAGGATGCACCTAAATTATGGTGGACAAGGAGCCCAAacttctccctgctgccccccccccccccagtggttAAGGAATTTGATTAAGCTAAAATATCACCTATTAAGATttggctttttgttgttgttctaacCATACCTTTCCTTGCCTTCATTCTTCATTTTATTAATACTCTCTGCAGTCTACCAACTGTCCAAAGGTCAGCAGACTGGTTAATACACCTGACGTTGGTACTTTTCTTACAGTCAGCTACAGATTAGGAACATGCAATGTCTTGCAAGGAAATGACTGAATCAGTTTCCTAGAAACTGTAAGTCAATTGATGACGTCTCAGTGATGATTAACAATGATGTCTAAAGATACAAAATCTTTTTACTAGAAGCCTGCTCGATTGTTCTGAACTTGCTGTTCAAATCTCAGCAAAATGTAAAGTTACTCATGCCTATCTTCCCAAACTAACCCCAAATTACCTTTAAAGACACAGCATCCTGGTTTATCCTTGTTTTTGCTTACTTTTTTTCCCATTCTACCAACCTCACCAAAGCCAGTCCAAGAAGCAAAGCACAGAAACCTTTGCATTATGCTCGGTGGCCTTAGCTCTGGACCTGAAGATTTTATGGATTCCTAAAACTCTGTTTTCCATATGCAGAACTAATTCACTGTAGCTATGGATGCATCCCACAGCCCATTCCATCCTATTGCAAATGATCTGGGAATATTTACCATATTGTGTCTTTTTGCCAGGTATCAAAAGCATCAGCAGATCTCATGTGCTATTGTGAAGAACATGCCAGGAAAGATCCTTTACTAATGGGCATACCTGCTTCTGAAAACCCTTTCAAGGATAAAAAAACATGCATTATATTATAGCAGAGCAGTAAGTACCTCCATAGCTTTCCCAAGCAAAACAGACTACAAGCAAATTATTAGAGAAATAACCTTATGGTCACCTGATATCAGCGGTGTAAAACAGCAGTGTATTTACTATGTGTGTAAATGAATTTTTAAGcttactatttttttctttatagtaTCTTTTACTAGGTAGGAAGATTGTAAACTAAATTATCCTATTTCTTGTAAAATGGAATGGGGTCTGTGGCATGCAGCTGGTAATTCCCTTGTGTTGGCTTTTATGTcgatataactatgttgctcagggtgtgaaaaatccatgcctcccaagtgacgtagttataccagCCTAACCCCCTGGGTAGACAACTCTGTCAGCGGGAGAACTTCTCCCGTCAACATTGTTCCTGCCTCTCTGGGAGTTGGATTAACTACCCTAAAGTGATctgctgcagtgctgtatgtgaaGACTAGCCCTAAGAAGAGAGGGCTGGATGAGGTGAAggtcttttttaaaatgagtaatATCTGCATTTCAGTTTAAGGTGTTAGGCTACACAATCAAGACCAAAGTTGCCTGATCTTCACCTATAGATCAGCAAGGTAGACAAGTAATTCGACTCTTATTCAAGATTAATTTACTGTAGCTTATTTAAAATAGTGTATTTGTATTCAATTAGTGTATTTATGTAttggtgttgtgtgtgtgtgtgtgtgtgtgtgtgtgtgtgtgtgtttatgtatatACACATTCCAAAGTGCATTCTCTGACAAGACTCCTTGCAAACAGCTGCTGCAATTATACATAAACTCCATAGGTTCATGTCTTTACCTTCAGTTATGTCTTAactctttaaaaagtgaaaaatctGGTTTTGTGTCAAGAATCCATATATTTCTGATGATTTatgtaatttttcatttttgagaGGGTCTAATAAAGGAGAATTTTAATCCTTTTATTCTGCCCCTCTAAATTTTCTCCTCAAATTATGATCAATGTAGCTCCTTTAATAGGGCTACAGTAAGACTCCAACACTTTGGAACTAGCATTTCTCTTGCCCCACGGCTAAGGTGAGGGGGAGGATTCTATCACTCCAAGCCACATGGGTCACCTGTGCAAGTCTCATTTAGGTTTTGTGCAGTGATCCAGGATTTGATTCTTTTAATAATTGAGTTCCCCTTTCTTTTTAAGGAAAAAGAAGCCAAATCCTATCCAGATTATGATCAAGCAATTGTAATTGGATGGCCTTTCCATAACATCACTGAAGTACAAATAGCCTAATAAAGTTTATATACAAGTCTTGTGTATTGATGGAATAAATGAGTGGAAAGAAAACAATACTGACTTCTAGTAGGTTACCAATGTTCTTTTGTATGTGTGGGTGTTTCCCTATAGCCAGCTATACAATACCTGCAATTGTGATCTTCTGTAATGATATTTACAGAAATTATTAACCACTTTTAATTTACTGTTTTATGTTGCATGTGTctaattttgtattaaattataTAGACACTACTAATAATATGTTATGTTTTTAACACACCTCCTTTCAAAAATCTAATTTTGAGACTTCctgtaagaaaaaataaatgcacGGATTGTTCTGTGCTGAcattcaaattatttttataattagAATATTTTTCTAATAAATTCAAAACAATCTAGATTTTCACTGATTTTATTCACCATATTTCAGTCATTTTGTAATGCGTCTTGTTAAAAACAGTAATTAACTTAGCTATATGCTTTCATAACTGAGTTACTAGCCGCAGTCATGCTGTATTTCTTCAATTCCGTAATATCTTGATTTTTTCAAAGtaactttttaaaaccaaaatattgcCCTTCTGTTGATCTATTATGGCCCGTGTTGTCAGCAATTTGTGGCTAAATGTTTGAACCATTTAGAACCCAAATGAATATATGGAAATGTACTGTGTGCACATATGGTGATACAAAGGTCATTTTGATACCTGGCTCTTTCTCTTTGGCCATTTCTAAGCTATTGGTTTATGATCCTTCATACGCATAGAATTTCATGTCAGAAGTATTCAGCTAAATTAGAACTTTACAAACTTGTTTTATAACTACTTACGTTGCATTAATTTGAGTAATGAGTTTAACTGcagacttttttaaaatgcagattttcTTTTGACCTGAATCCATTTTGTTCAGTTACGACTTCCATATCCAAATCTATTCAGTATTTTTACAACTGGAGTCATAAGTGCCATGATTGTGTTTTTTAAGTTACTGAATCAAAACATGTAAATGATACATTTTAAAGTATTATCACAAACATGTTGCCATAAAACATACACTACTGGAAATATTTTCATAAACTCGGGCCTGACTCagtgcccattaaagtcaatgagaattttgccgttgacttcagtggaaggatGATGAAACTTGGGATTACTAGCATACCGTACTTGTAACCTGTTGAAAGCATTTTCATAAATATTAGGATTCTAAATGTTCGTAGTGCCACAATGTATGCTTGTTTTTAAAGGATGAGTTAATAGTGATCTATTTCCCCCAGTTTAATCTGAAGTGTATTTTTCTACTTTTTTCATACACTTTTGACATCTTTGCAATGCAAGGACAAATAGCTGCGGTTTAATTCCTTCTTAAACTTACGCATTTAAATAGCAAAAGAGTTTTATTGGAACATAATTGCCCTTTTACCCACATATATATATGATTAGAAATAAGGTGCCAACTTCTTTCAGATGCCTTCTAACTTTTAGCCTGAAACACACAGAAACTATAATAAAACAGTAAAATACAACTGACTGCTTCTGATTACTTTTGTGTAGGTTTTTAAATAAACTCTGTGTATTGTATTTTAAACACAGTATGTAGTGTCATCTGAAGGTTCAAACAGCTACTTATGTTTTTATAATATTACTCTTTAAGTATACAAAATGCAGTATAAAGTAGACCTTTTTGTTTGATGAACTTGTGAAGAGAATGAGTCATGCAGATTGGGAAGAATTGTGAAGATATATGGACTTTCTAGTTAGTGAGATGAAATAATGAAAACCAAACCACCCCAAATTCATACCTGTTGGGATACTGGAGGTTGCAGGAATGATTTTTGGCCAGGCTAGCTAACCGGAACCACAGTACTGCAACTTACTTGGTGCTCTGAGTGCAGATACCTCAAATGTAAAATCTTTGTGATGTAAAATGAACCTGATATTATTCCAGAAAATTTTAGGGTTCTTTTTCTTAAACTAAAAGGCCCATTTGCTTGGTTTTTTCCCCACCTAGGTTTACTGATTTGATTGTTTGAATACTGTTGTTTTGTATCGTAATTGTAACTTCAGATTCACATGAATGTTGTCACAATGATTTGCCTTTGACTTACAAATGGCTTTATGAAATCCTTTTGTTTTCTCTAACATGATTTTGCCATTCACCAGTAAGCCTCTTAAAGTAGTTCATTGTGGTCTTTGTATGGAACAGGGCTTCTTATGAGAGAAAAAACTATTAACCAAGAGAATTTGATGGATGGCTAATGTTCAATATCATGGATATGAAatactttattaaaaatatcacTACTTTGTATATTGTCTCAGCTTGTCATTGTAGTTCAGTTCACTTTCCAATGCACAGAGCCTGTTGAGGAATTAGACAAATGTCAACCATCCAGAGGGTCCGAAGTCTTTCAGCACAATGGtgtcaaacactgacaaagacgATGTTCTTGGAAGAAAGACAGACTAGATGTAAatttggggttggggtggaggtggagggaaaGGAATGACTCACTCTGTAGGTCAACTTTGCTAAGCACCAGGGTTTAAATTGGGAGGCTGGCTGTGTATGTGCAGTGTTACTACCAACTGTAATCTTATGCGCCAAGTCTTAGCTTTCTCTTTTTATAAAAGTCTCTCTCACCTTGTGgttacaaaacaacaacaaaaaacatgaaaatgtagcAGATAGAGAGCTCTGCCTGTTCATGCAGAGAACCTGAATTAAAAGCTCTGAGAGAAACTCAAACGATGACTGCTCATCTCAAAGGAGTGTTAACTTGGTTGCCGAATGAGAATAAATTTAAATGTGAATGTTGTCTTTCACTGTTGATGAAAGCTTgtagggaaggagagggaagatCATGTTATGAAGATCCGCATGGTGAACTTCAAGTGACATAATGTGTGGTGCCATTAATTGGTAACATTTGGAAGAGTTggtgtctctctcccctcctaaCTCCACAATCGAGGAGGAGCCAAGCCCATTAAGCTAGCAGAGCCTAATAGATACCTGATCTGCACGGAGGGGAAACCAAGTCATAGCCCAGCAGAGCATGGAGGATTGTATTTGGAACATCTGCATGCTTTTCTAGTGAGTGGTATCTCAGGTGGGCAGAGCAAGGAAGAGTaggactgttttgttttttcctgttctATTCTTGCGGAGCTCCACTGGGGTCAGTAGAGTTGTGCCAGCCCAGATTCAGCCCTGCATGAGGATCTCTGATTCAAATGCTCCCCTGGCTCAAAAGTATTTCTAACTTGCTCAGTATTATCCCTTTGGAGCTATAAGGACCTCTGCTTAAATTCTGGAGGGAGACATGTAGGTCagtgcatgtgtcataaacaaataagtgagagttaatagaacagaagtacttcatatctcttttgcctgtaaagggttaacaagatcagtgagcctggctgtcacctgaccagaggaccaatcaggggacaatatactttcaaatcttgagggagggaagtttttgtgtgtgctgttagaatttggttgatgttctctctgggttctgagagtgaccagacgtgcaaccaggtttctctccaatctccctgatacaggctctaagttcagaatagtaagtattaggtagataaggcgagctaggcttatgtttgttttctttatttgcaaatgtgtatttggctggaaggagttcaaatttgtattttgctgaaaggattttaatttgtacttgtatacttaggctgggagggtattcccagtgtctatagctgaaagaccctgtacctatttcatcttaaatttacaaagatactttttactgtttttctttctttaattaaaagcttttcttgtttaagaacctcattgtttttttattctggtgtgagatctcaGGGGACGGGGTatagattcaccagggaattggtggggagaaaggagggaaggtggagagagaggttaatttctctctgtgttaggattaccttctctctcagggagagtctgggggggggagagagaaggaagggggcgaaggtgaatttttctctctgttttaagattcaaggagtttgaatcacagtgatctttgagggtaacccagggaggggaagcctgggagaggcaacggtgagggaaagggtttactttccttgtgtcaagatccagagggactgggtcttgggggtcccggggcaaggttttggggggaccagagtgtaccaggcactggaattcctggttg
The DNA window shown above is from Gopherus flavomarginatus isolate rGopFla2 chromosome 7, rGopFla2.mat.asm, whole genome shotgun sequence and carries:
- the GNG12 gene encoding guanine nucleotide-binding protein G(I)/G(S)/G(O) subunit gamma-12; the encoded protein is MTSKTTSTTNNIAQARRTVQQLRIEASIERIKVSKASADLMCYCEEHARKDPLLMGIPASENPFKDKKTCIIL